A single region of the Demequina sp. genome encodes:
- a CDS encoding TetR/AcrR family transcriptional regulator: MNAAPDRMSAEDRREQILLAAAAVFGERGYVGGTTDAIAKQAGISQAYVVRMFGTKEKLFSAVGDMASERIVAAFRAAIATFPEGAADLDKQQAMGQAYADLMEDRGLLLSLLQLFSQGHDLVLGPQARQCFLDVFRVVRDEAGLGPQAAVQFFAQGMLMMILMAMRMQDATTDLDAAQFLSIVLGPLEDQVVQLLSQPPLGDARR; the protein is encoded by the coding sequence ATGAACGCTGCTCCCGATCGCATGAGCGCCGAGGACAGGCGCGAGCAGATCCTCTTGGCCGCGGCCGCGGTGTTCGGCGAGCGTGGCTACGTCGGGGGCACCACGGACGCGATCGCCAAGCAGGCCGGCATCTCTCAGGCCTACGTGGTGCGCATGTTCGGGACCAAGGAGAAGCTCTTCTCCGCCGTGGGTGACATGGCGAGCGAGCGCATCGTCGCCGCGTTCCGTGCGGCGATCGCGACCTTCCCCGAGGGTGCCGCCGACCTGGACAAGCAGCAGGCGATGGGCCAGGCATATGCCGACCTCATGGAGGACCGCGGGCTGCTGCTGTCCCTGCTGCAGCTGTTCTCGCAGGGCCACGATCTCGTGCTTGGGCCGCAGGCCCGCCAGTGCTTCCTCGACGTGTTCCGCGTGGTGCGCGACGAGGCGGGCCTCGGCCCCCAGGCGGCGGTGCAGTTCTTTGCGCAGGGCATGCTGATGATGATCCTGATGGCCATGCGCATGCAGGACGCCACCACGGACCTCGACGCGGCGCAGTTCCTCTCGATCGTCTTGGGACCGCTCGAGGATCAGGTGGTCCAGCTGCTCTCCCAGCCCCCGCTCGGCGACGCGCGGAGGTAG
- a CDS encoding YciI family protein — protein sequence MTQYAITFPARTMVLTQEEFQQAGVDANAVVEEMKAAGVYVAAGGIDPEAAVDLVAADGGVTPGPYPDTAGFNGGLTIIDVDTHDEAVTWAAKVAGACRCPQELRPLF from the coding sequence ATGACCCAGTACGCGATCACCTTCCCGGCGCGCACGATGGTGCTGACGCAGGAGGAGTTCCAGCAGGCCGGCGTCGATGCGAACGCGGTAGTCGAGGAGATGAAGGCCGCCGGCGTCTATGTGGCGGCGGGCGGCATCGATCCGGAGGCGGCTGTGGACCTGGTCGCGGCGGATGGCGGCGTCACTCCGGGGCCGTACCCGGACACCGCGGGGTTCAATGGTGGGCTCACGATCATCGACGTCGACACCCACGACGAGGCCGTGACGTGGGCCGCGAAGGTCGCGGGCGCATGCCGCTGCCCCCAGGAGCTGCGCCCGCTGTTCTAG
- a CDS encoding PadR family transcriptional regulator — MLKGTLEGIVLAILAQRPMYGYEITSWLRDNGFTDIAEGTVYALLIRIEQRGLVDIEKVPSEKGPPRKVYSLNAAGTEYLNEFWRNWTFLSERLESLHEGK, encoded by the coding sequence ATGCTCAAGGGAACCCTTGAGGGGATCGTCCTCGCGATCCTCGCGCAGCGCCCCATGTACGGCTACGAGATCACCTCGTGGCTGCGCGACAACGGCTTCACCGACATCGCGGAGGGCACGGTCTACGCGCTGCTCATCCGCATCGAGCAGCGCGGCCTCGTGGACATCGAGAAGGTGCCCTCGGAGAAGGGTCCGCCGCGCAAGGTCTACTCGCTCAACGCGGCGGGAACTGAATACCTCAACGAGTTCTGGAGGAACTGGACGTTCCTCTCGGAACGCCTGGAATCTCTCCACGAAGGGAAGTAA
- a CDS encoding DUF1048 domain-containing protein, with protein sequence MSEDQNWLAAKIIGPKREWRAYKARVKALPAPYAEAVAGVERYVMHFGGVNDATQAQSLFNDVIDIFERAAADSTPIRDVVGDDPVEFADALIRNYQQTGYVAKEQQRLRDSISRAAGEQS encoded by the coding sequence ATGTCCGAAGACCAGAACTGGCTGGCCGCGAAGATCATCGGCCCCAAGAGGGAGTGGAGGGCCTACAAGGCCCGCGTCAAGGCCCTGCCCGCCCCGTACGCCGAGGCCGTCGCCGGCGTCGAGCGCTACGTGATGCACTTTGGCGGCGTCAACGACGCGACCCAGGCGCAGAGCCTCTTCAACGACGTCATCGACATCTTCGAGCGCGCCGCCGCGGACAGCACGCCCATCCGCGACGTCGTCGGCGACGACCCCGTCGAGTTCGCCGACGCCCTCATCCGCAACTACCAGCAGACCGGCTACGTCGCCAAGGAGCAGCAGCGCCTGCGCGATTCCATCTCCAGGGCAGCGGGCGAGCAGTCGTGA
- a CDS encoding ATP-binding cassette domain-containing protein, protein MTAAAVRVAGVRKAFGDLEVLKGVDLDVAPGSIHALLGSNGAGKTTLIRILATLLRPDAGAASVAGHDVALSPASVRGALSLTGQFAAVDGVLTGRENLELVGRLRHVKDRATTASGLLERFGLTEAADRRVGEYSGGMARRLDIAMSLVGAPEVVFLDEPTTGLDPEARLEVWAAIRELAAGGTTVFLTTQYLDEAEQLADRISILHEGRIIVDGTLAELKALLPPAQLEYVEKQPTLEEVFLAVIGHNRRDAA, encoded by the coding sequence GTGACCGCGGCTGCCGTGCGCGTGGCCGGAGTGCGCAAGGCCTTCGGCGACCTTGAGGTGCTCAAGGGCGTCGATCTCGACGTCGCGCCCGGCAGCATCCACGCCCTGCTCGGCTCCAACGGCGCGGGCAAGACCACGCTCATCCGCATCCTCGCGACGCTGCTCCGGCCCGACGCTGGGGCGGCTTCCGTAGCGGGCCACGACGTTGCCCTGTCCCCGGCTTCGGTGCGTGGCGCCCTGTCGTTGACCGGCCAGTTTGCGGCCGTCGACGGGGTGCTCACCGGCCGCGAGAACCTCGAACTGGTGGGGAGATTGCGGCACGTCAAGGACCGCGCGACCACAGCGTCGGGCCTGCTTGAGAGGTTTGGGCTCACCGAGGCGGCCGACCGCCGCGTGGGCGAGTACTCCGGCGGCATGGCGCGCCGGCTCGACATCGCGATGAGCCTCGTAGGCGCGCCGGAGGTCGTGTTCCTCGACGAGCCGACCACCGGCCTGGACCCCGAGGCGCGGCTTGAGGTGTGGGCTGCCATTCGAGAGCTCGCCGCCGGCGGCACCACGGTGTTCCTCACCACTCAGTACCTGGACGAGGCCGAGCAGCTCGCGGACCGGATCTCGATCCTCCACGAGGGCCGCATCATCGTCGACGGCACGCTCGCAGAGCTCAAGGCGCTGCTGCCCCCGGCGCAGCTCGAGTACGTCGAGAAGCAACCCACCCTGGAAGAGGTGTTCCTGGCCGTCATCGGCCACAACCGAAGGGACGCGGCATGA
- a CDS encoding HAMP domain-containing histidine kinase — translation MTGKRATRGMSLRDRVLVAFAAIATVAIAIAVVVVVTTHSYLVAQLDARLTQFAGSAPFDPDMQRPDNLPSDPDGGLQPWGDRPSDVLRGFVNADGTLGVIFAPNVGDKQAVPVLTLDQLPEEGSATFSTESSSGGAGFRVYARATHRGWDITALPLDDVQATTQRLIAIEALGIALLLIGLSLVALWVIRLGVNPMRRMVDASTKIADGDLTVRLEGAGSGSESADLAVSLNTMIEKLTDALRERERSEARLREFVADASHELRTPLTTVLGYAELYRRGALSRKAEAADAWRRTEAEASRMRRLVDDMLELAKYDAEPVLASVDVELRSLCEEIAGDAQASHAGASVEVTGDPVTVTGDPDKLRQAVINVVMNALVHGDDSVSIAVAGGDGRATITIHDDGPGMPPEIAARATERFVRGDQSRSRAHGGAGLGLAITAAIIDAHRGVITVESTEGSGTTVTLELPAS, via the coding sequence GTGACCGGCAAGCGCGCCACGCGCGGGATGTCGCTCCGGGACCGCGTGCTCGTGGCGTTCGCGGCGATCGCCACCGTGGCCATCGCCATCGCCGTGGTCGTGGTGGTGACCACGCACTCGTACCTCGTGGCTCAACTCGACGCCCGCCTCACCCAATTCGCTGGAAGCGCCCCCTTCGACCCGGACATGCAGCGCCCCGACAACCTCCCCTCCGATCCCGACGGCGGCCTTCAGCCATGGGGCGACCGCCCGTCGGACGTCTTGCGGGGGTTCGTCAACGCTGACGGCACCTTGGGAGTGATCTTCGCCCCGAATGTAGGCGACAAGCAGGCCGTACCCGTACTCACGCTCGACCAGCTCCCCGAAGAGGGAAGCGCCACGTTCTCCACGGAGTCCTCTTCCGGGGGAGCCGGGTTCCGCGTCTACGCGCGCGCAACGCACCGGGGCTGGGACATCACCGCCCTTCCTCTCGACGACGTCCAGGCCACCACGCAGCGCCTGATCGCGATCGAGGCGCTCGGCATCGCCCTGCTGTTGATCGGCTTGAGCCTGGTCGCGCTGTGGGTGATCCGGCTCGGCGTGAACCCCATGCGGCGCATGGTCGACGCCTCGACGAAGATCGCCGACGGCGACCTCACCGTTCGCCTCGAGGGCGCGGGCAGCGGCTCAGAAAGCGCCGACCTCGCCGTGTCGCTCAACACCATGATTGAGAAGCTCACGGACGCGCTCCGCGAGCGGGAGCGCTCGGAGGCGCGGCTTCGCGAATTTGTGGCCGACGCTTCCCACGAGCTCCGCACCCCTCTCACCACGGTCTTGGGTTACGCCGAGCTGTACCGCCGCGGCGCACTGTCGCGGAAGGCGGAGGCGGCCGACGCGTGGCGGCGAACGGAGGCCGAGGCCTCGCGGATGCGCCGGCTCGTGGACGACATGCTCGAACTCGCCAAGTACGACGCGGAGCCGGTGCTCGCTTCCGTTGACGTGGAGCTGCGCTCGCTTTGCGAGGAGATCGCGGGCGACGCGCAGGCGTCGCACGCCGGCGCTTCAGTGGAAGTCACGGGCGACCCGGTCACCGTGACCGGCGACCCAGACAAGCTGCGCCAGGCCGTGATCAATGTGGTCATGAATGCCCTGGTACATGGGGATGATTCCGTATCTATCGCGGTCGCTGGCGGTGACGGCCGCGCGACCATCACCATCCACGACGACGGACCGGGCATGCCTCCGGAGATCGCTGCACGTGCCACGGAGCGCTTCGTTCGCGGTGACCAGTCCCGCTCGCGCGCTCATGGAGGCGCGGGCCTCGGACTCGCGATCACCGCGGCCATCATCGACGCGCACCGCGGAGTCATCACCGTTGAGTCCACGGAGGGAAGCGGCACCACGGTGACGCTGGAGCTGCCGGCGAGCTAG
- a CDS encoding response regulator transcription factor yields MPERRILVVDDEDNLRSMLVAALKYEGYDVVQASDGAAGLRAARETKPDLIVLDVMMPQLDGFGVVKRLREAGDRTPVIFLTARDASEDRVTGLNLGGDDYLPKPFSLEELVARVEAVSRRYEREPSARETYTVADLVMDDVAHRVTRDAVDVQLSPTEYNLLRYLMRNTGRVMSRGQLLENVWGYSPEDDSGVVETYIGYVRRKIDNVEPKLIHTIRGVGYTLRLP; encoded by the coding sequence ATGCCCGAACGCCGAATCCTTGTTGTGGACGACGAAGACAACCTTCGTTCCATGCTCGTCGCCGCCCTCAAGTACGAGGGCTACGACGTGGTGCAGGCGTCCGATGGCGCGGCCGGCCTGCGCGCCGCTCGCGAGACCAAGCCCGACCTCATCGTGCTTGACGTGATGATGCCGCAACTGGACGGCTTCGGTGTTGTGAAGCGCCTGCGCGAGGCCGGAGACCGCACGCCCGTCATCTTCCTCACCGCGCGCGATGCGTCGGAGGACCGCGTGACCGGCCTCAACCTCGGCGGCGACGACTACCTGCCCAAGCCGTTCTCGCTTGAGGAGCTCGTCGCCCGCGTGGAAGCCGTGTCCCGACGCTACGAGCGCGAGCCCTCGGCGCGCGAGACCTACACGGTCGCGGACCTGGTGATGGACGACGTTGCGCACCGCGTGACCCGCGATGCGGTTGACGTGCAACTGTCGCCGACCGAGTACAACCTGCTGCGCTACCTCATGCGGAACACCGGCCGCGTCATGAGCCGCGGCCAACTTCTCGAGAACGTCTGGGGCTACTCGCCGGAAGACGACTCAGGGGTGGTGGAGACCTACATCGGCTACGTGCGCCGCAAGATCGACAACGTGGAGCCCAAGCTCATCCACACGATCCGCGGCGTCGGCTACACGCTGAGGCTGCCGTGA
- a CDS encoding DUF4956 domain-containing protein, whose translation MSVYAFIAADLIAIAVLVFGLYFPRHRRRDMIVAFLSVNVGVMGVTYAMTNADISLGFGLGIFAVLSIIRLRSTELDQAEIAYYFTAIALGLLGGFPAMSPTISFTLMAVLLGVIAIGDSPRLLGRARQQTVNLDQAVPSEEDAKALVEVLLHAQVTRLTIRKVDFVNDTTLCDVRFTLLDKPATVQGPSDLEMIEVTR comes from the coding sequence ATGTCCGTCTACGCATTCATCGCCGCAGACCTGATCGCGATCGCGGTGCTCGTCTTTGGCCTGTACTTCCCCCGCCATCGTCGCCGCGACATGATCGTCGCGTTCCTGTCCGTCAACGTCGGCGTCATGGGCGTCACCTACGCGATGACGAACGCGGACATCTCGCTGGGCTTCGGCCTTGGCATCTTCGCCGTCCTGTCGATCATTCGCCTGCGCTCCACCGAGTTGGATCAGGCGGAGATCGCCTACTACTTCACGGCCATCGCGCTGGGCCTCCTCGGCGGCTTCCCCGCGATGTCCCCCACGATCTCCTTCACACTCATGGCCGTCCTGCTCGGGGTCATCGCGATAGGGGACAGCCCGCGCCTCTTGGGACGCGCGAGGCAGCAGACCGTCAACCTCGACCAGGCGGTCCCGTCCGAAGAGGACGCGAAGGCCCTCGTCGAGGTGCTCCTGCACGCGCAGGTCACGCGCCTCACCATCCGCAAGGTGGACTTCGTCAACGACACGACGCTCTGCGACGTCCGCTTCACGCTGCTCGACAAGCCGGCCACCGTGCAGGGCCCCAGCGATCTCGAGATGATCGAGGTGACGCGATGA
- a CDS encoding VTC domain-containing protein, producing MSALWRSQLGDWRGITLDQLDESQELQTRTDRKYIVDALSLATALSTLTPGAVLEIGGAREQSYASTYFDTPDLASYRAAAHRRPRRFKVRTRSYLDSDQHAVELKLRSARGTTVKHREWLAQAVTDTLGEDARRFLAEFPDVAGTVDELAPALTTTYRRTTLVTPSGRVTIDADVEACIGDARVSFAPQFIVETKCEHHAGEMDRALWALGVRPSRVSKYCTSLAALNPDLPSNRWARTLRRHLDSPIEAALAA from the coding sequence ATGAGCGCCTTGTGGCGATCCCAGTTGGGCGACTGGCGGGGCATCACGCTCGATCAGCTCGACGAGTCCCAAGAACTCCAGACGCGCACGGACCGCAAGTACATCGTGGACGCGCTGAGCCTCGCGACCGCGCTCTCGACCCTCACGCCGGGAGCCGTGCTCGAGATCGGCGGCGCCCGGGAACAGTCCTACGCCTCGACCTACTTCGACACCCCTGACCTCGCGAGCTACCGCGCGGCCGCCCATCGCCGGCCACGCCGGTTCAAGGTCCGCACCCGCAGCTACCTCGACAGCGACCAGCACGCGGTGGAGCTCAAGCTCCGCTCCGCGCGCGGCACTACGGTCAAGCACCGTGAGTGGCTGGCTCAGGCGGTCACGGACACCCTTGGTGAGGATGCCCGACGCTTCCTCGCCGAGTTTCCCGACGTCGCCGGCACGGTGGACGAGTTGGCTCCCGCCCTCACGACCACCTACCGGCGCACCACCCTTGTGACTCCGAGCGGTCGCGTGACCATCGACGCCGATGTCGAGGCTTGCATCGGGGATGCGCGCGTCTCGTTTGCACCCCAGTTCATCGTCGAGACCAAGTGCGAGCACCACGCGGGCGAGATGGACCGGGCGCTGTGGGCGCTCGGCGTGCGGCCATCGCGAGTGAGCAAGTACTGCACGTCGCTCGCCGCTCTCAACCCCGATCTTCCCTCCAACAGGTGGGCGCGCACCCTGCGCCGTCACCTCGACTCCCCAATCGAGGCCGCTCTCGCGGCCTGA
- a CDS encoding carbohydrate-binding domain-containing protein, whose protein sequence is MSSNRKPTAVFFAGLTLGALALAGCTPSTATTAAGDAATQAQAASDGTSGYAALTYDDLGIDEAAAVDDSSAVDMQLTGSVTITEAGTYRLSGTIASGAVTVDVADGEVTLILDGVNITSDETAAINVVSADSVVISLAAGSTNTLSDAATTAASTDEDAPTAVLYSKADLYIEGPGSLTVSASINDGITSKDSLIIEGGTISVDAADDGVNGKDHIVVLDGTLTINAGGDGIKSGNEDVLTDATSTKGVAWFSGGTVSITAGDEGVQAERQVTVDGGSVTIAAADHGLDSEGVVSVDDGVVDVTQSYEAIQGAVVLLSGGTGTLVASDDGVNVAGGYLDASAATTAEDDEGGQMPGGDQGGPAGDMGGGPGGGSGDRPGGGDGGMGGDTSATDPSELTVSGASGGGMGAMPGESNDGSGRYLEISGGTWTVDAQGDGLDANGTISVTGGTTTVFGPSSNGNAPVDADSYTVTGGTLTAVGSSGMLVTPADGSQGSVVAVFSGGVAAGSEVTLTDASGTVVASVTTERVSQALIFSSADITAGAAYTVTVAGTVVGTVTAS, encoded by the coding sequence ATGAGCTCGAACCGCAAGCCCACGGCCGTCTTCTTCGCCGGGCTCACCCTCGGCGCGCTAGCGCTCGCGGGTTGCACGCCCTCCACGGCGACCACCGCGGCCGGTGACGCGGCAACTCAAGCCCAGGCGGCGTCGGACGGCACGAGTGGCTACGCCGCGCTGACCTACGACGACCTCGGAATCGACGAGGCCGCCGCCGTTGACGACTCGTCCGCGGTGGACATGCAGCTGACCGGCTCGGTGACGATCACCGAGGCGGGGACCTACCGCCTGAGCGGCACGATCGCGTCCGGAGCGGTGACGGTTGACGTCGCCGACGGTGAGGTCACGCTGATCCTCGACGGCGTGAACATCACCTCTGACGAGACGGCGGCGATCAACGTCGTGAGCGCGGACTCGGTCGTGATCTCGCTTGCCGCGGGTTCCACGAACACGCTGAGCGATGCGGCCACGACCGCCGCCTCGACAGACGAGGACGCCCCCACGGCGGTGCTGTATTCGAAGGCCGACCTCTACATAGAGGGCCCCGGGTCACTGACGGTTTCCGCGTCGATCAACGACGGCATCACATCCAAGGACTCGCTCATCATTGAGGGCGGGACCATCTCGGTGGATGCCGCGGACGACGGCGTGAACGGCAAGGACCACATCGTGGTGCTCGACGGCACGCTCACCATCAACGCGGGCGGCGACGGCATCAAGTCCGGCAACGAGGACGTGCTCACGGACGCCACCTCCACGAAGGGCGTGGCGTGGTTCTCCGGCGGTACCGTCTCGATCACGGCCGGCGACGAGGGCGTGCAGGCCGAGCGGCAGGTGACCGTCGACGGCGGATCCGTGACCATCGCGGCCGCCGACCACGGACTCGACTCCGAGGGTGTGGTGTCCGTCGACGACGGGGTGGTGGACGTGACTCAGTCCTACGAGGCGATCCAAGGCGCCGTGGTGCTGCTGAGCGGAGGCACGGGCACGCTCGTGGCGAGCGACGACGGAGTCAACGTGGCCGGCGGCTATCTCGACGCCTCGGCCGCTACCACTGCCGAGGACGACGAGGGCGGGCAGATGCCCGGCGGCGACCAGGGCGGCCCCGCCGGTGACATGGGCGGCGGTCCTGGTGGCGGTTCTGGTGACCGTCCTGGTGGCGGCGACGGCGGCATGGGTGGCGACACGAGCGCAACCGATCCGTCCGAGCTCACGGTGAGTGGAGCGTCGGGCGGCGGTATGGGAGCGATGCCAGGAGAGAGCAACGACGGCTCGGGGCGCTACCTCGAGATCTCCGGCGGCACGTGGACCGTGGACGCTCAAGGCGACGGGCTGGACGCCAACGGCACCATCTCGGTGACCGGCGGCACGACCACGGTGTTCGGGCCGTCGTCGAACGGCAACGCGCCCGTGGATGCGGACTCGTACACGGTGACGGGCGGCACGCTGACCGCGGTGGGCTCGAGCGGAATGCTCGTGACGCCGGCGGACGGTTCGCAGGGCTCGGTGGTCGCCGTGTTCAGCGGTGGCGTTGCCGCTGGCTCCGAGGTGACGTTGACCGACGCTTCCGGCACCGTGGTCGCTTCCGTCACCACCGAACGGGTCTCGCAGGCGCTCATCTTCTCGTCGGCGGACATCACCGCCGGGGCCGCCTACACCGTGACTGTGGCGGGAACGGTCGTGGGAACCGTCACGGCGAGCTGA
- a CDS encoding Lrp/AsnC family transcriptional regulator — protein MSDLPTSTLDDEIDAGIVRAVSNDARATLADLSAAVGLSVSAVQTRLRRLETRGVITGYRALVDAEAVGKPLAAFVEITPLDPAQPDNAPELLEHLTEIEACHSIAGQASYMLFVRVATPRHLEALIRDIRAAAQVNTRTTVVLQTFYENRPILPA, from the coding sequence ATGAGCGACTTGCCGACCTCGACCCTCGATGACGAGATCGACGCGGGCATCGTCCGCGCGGTGTCGAATGACGCCAGGGCGACGCTCGCCGACCTCTCCGCGGCCGTCGGGCTGTCCGTATCCGCCGTGCAGACGCGGCTCCGGAGGCTCGAGACGCGCGGAGTCATAACAGGTTATAGGGCGCTCGTGGACGCCGAGGCGGTTGGGAAGCCGCTCGCGGCGTTCGTGGAGATCACTCCGCTGGACCCTGCCCAGCCGGACAACGCCCCGGAGCTCCTCGAGCACCTCACGGAAATCGAGGCGTGCCACTCGATCGCGGGCCAGGCCAGCTACATGCTGTTCGTGCGGGTCGCGACGCCGCGCCACCTCGAGGCCCTCATCCGCGACATCCGCGCCGCCGCCCAGGTCAACACGCGCACGACGGTGGTGCTGCAGACCTTCTACGAGAACCGGCCGATCCTCCCCGCGTGA
- a CDS encoding DUF6421 family protein has translation MLEFEAVTDAGVAETSAAWLALKAAATAIQSLQLQDGSIPERKDEATGLVAEITAAIRALAPAFPHDAEYLAASVRDFERWERDGFQVPDFLDSLKEFQPQQHRVDGIRHLVVFPMYTQNGSRDRHVEAVLVEVIWPEFIGRLEAGDYGNKLFVSLRFVDFTPGYDTNSAVLFPETIAMREIPTFTWGAIFEDREAARYRRVVRAASDITKLDLPEDAARMLDDQRLTEKTFVMWDMIHDRTHMRGDLPFDPFMIKQRMPYFLYSLEELRCDLTAFRECVGLEQRLTARRDAGEDLDAAETEMLEHAKLVQYAVIFDRIFRFPITGSRVRNYDGLGGQLLFAWLHQRGVLHWTDTALAFDWEHVPAAVVALSDEINALYWRSIDRPKTAHWLAAYDLVRATLAPNPASQWARGLPDEVLAGIPKGYTDAVLDDEFPLSMFFEALDKKMKPVIESTAGITGRDS, from the coding sequence ATGCTCGAGTTTGAGGCCGTCACCGACGCCGGTGTCGCCGAGACCAGCGCCGCCTGGCTGGCCCTCAAGGCCGCGGCCACCGCGATTCAGAGTCTCCAGCTCCAGGATGGCTCCATCCCCGAGCGCAAGGACGAGGCCACGGGCCTCGTCGCCGAGATCACGGCGGCCATCCGCGCCCTCGCCCCAGCCTTCCCCCACGACGCCGAGTACCTCGCCGCGAGCGTTCGCGACTTCGAGCGCTGGGAGCGCGACGGCTTCCAGGTCCCCGACTTCCTCGACTCCCTTAAGGAGTTCCAGCCGCAACAGCACCGCGTAGACGGCATCCGCCACCTCGTGGTGTTCCCCATGTACACGCAGAACGGCTCCCGCGACCGGCACGTCGAGGCCGTGCTCGTCGAGGTCATCTGGCCCGAGTTCATCGGGCGCCTCGAGGCCGGCGACTACGGCAACAAGTTGTTCGTGTCGCTCCGCTTCGTCGACTTCACCCCGGGTTACGACACCAACTCTGCGGTGCTGTTCCCCGAGACCATCGCCATGCGCGAGATCCCAACGTTCACGTGGGGCGCGATCTTCGAGGACCGCGAGGCCGCGCGCTACCGCAGGGTGGTGCGCGCAGCGTCGGACATCACCAAACTGGACCTCCCCGAAGATGCCGCACGCATGCTCGACGATCAGCGGCTCACCGAGAAGACCTTCGTGATGTGGGACATGATCCACGACCGCACCCACATGCGCGGCGACCTCCCCTTCGACCCGTTCATGATCAAGCAGCGCATGCCGTACTTCCTGTACTCGCTCGAGGAGCTGCGCTGCGACCTCACCGCGTTCCGCGAATGCGTGGGCCTCGAGCAGCGCCTCACCGCTCGCCGCGACGCCGGCGAAGACCTGGACGCGGCCGAGACCGAGATGCTCGAGCACGCCAAGCTCGTCCAGTACGCGGTGATCTTCGACCGCATCTTCCGCTTCCCCATCACGGGCTCCCGCGTGCGCAACTACGACGGGCTCGGCGGCCAGCTGCTCTTTGCGTGGCTGCACCAGCGCGGGGTGCTGCACTGGACGGACACGGCGCTCGCCTTCGACTGGGAGCACGTCCCGGCCGCGGTCGTCGCGCTCAGCGACGAGATCAACGCGCTCTACTGGCGCTCGATCGACCGACCCAAGACCGCCCACTGGCTGGCCGCATATGACCTGGTACGCGCCACACTCGCGCCGAATCCTGCCTCGCAGTGGGCGCGCGGGCTCCCGGACGAGGTCCTCGCCGGCATCCCCAAGGGCTACACAGATGCGGTCCTCGACGACGAGTTCCCGCTGTCGATGTTCTTCGAGGCGCTCGACAAGAAGATGAAGCCGGTCATCGAGTCCACCGCGGGCATCACCGGCCGGGATTCGTGA
- a CDS encoding SDR family oxidoreductase produces the protein MSVAGRLVVIAGATSATGSAAARALIEGGARVVAVGRDAAKLGQLPDAVVTEVCDLTDEAAVSAFTDHIHEAHGRVDGVLHLVGGWRGGGGLAGQSDEDFRFLEGSLTALRHVSRAFYEDLGASEAGRLAVVSSTAVLRPLAGGANYAAVKAATEAWARAVAQGFSKDARDAARELTAASVIFRVNSLAGHEDELAARLVGLWSEPAVNLNDTAVDLTEWTP, from the coding sequence GTGAGCGTCGCCGGCAGGCTGGTTGTCATAGCGGGTGCCACGAGCGCCACAGGCTCCGCAGCGGCGCGGGCGCTGATTGAGGGCGGTGCCCGCGTCGTTGCGGTTGGCAGGGACGCGGCAAAGTTGGGTCAGCTGCCCGACGCTGTGGTTACCGAGGTCTGCGACCTCACCGACGAGGCGGCCGTCTCTGCGTTCACGGACCACATCCACGAGGCGCACGGCAGGGTCGACGGAGTGCTCCACTTGGTGGGCGGCTGGCGCGGGGGTGGGGGACTCGCGGGGCAGAGCGACGAGGACTTCCGCTTCCTCGAAGGCTCGCTCACGGCGCTGCGTCACGTCAGCCGCGCGTTCTACGAAGACCTGGGCGCGTCGGAAGCGGGACGCCTCGCAGTCGTCTCCTCAACCGCGGTCCTGCGACCGCTCGCGGGCGGCGCCAACTACGCCGCGGTGAAGGCGGCCACCGAAGCGTGGGCGCGCGCGGTCGCCCAAGGGTTCTCCAAAGATGCCAGGGACGCCGCGCGAGAACTGACGGCAGCGTCGGTCATCTTTCGCGTGAACAGCCTCGCCGGGCACGAGGACGAACTGGCCGCGCGCTTAGTGGGTCTGTGGAGCGAACCGGCGGTGAATCTCAACGACACGGCCGTGGACCTAACAGAATGGACACCATGA